The DNA sequence CGGCCTTTCTTTCTTCCGAGCCCATCTGGTTCTGGATGACGCCCACGGTAAGCCCGAGCATTTCGTAGATGGGTCCCATCCATTCGCGGTCGCGCCGGGCGAGGTAATCGTTTACCGTGACGATGTGGACGCCTTTTCCGGTTAAGCCATTAAGGTAAGCCGGTAAAGTGGCGACGAGGGTTTTTCCTTCTCCGGTTGCCATTTCCGCGATGGTTCCGCGGTGGAGGACTATTCCGCCGATTAACTGGACATCAAAGTGGCGCATCTTGGTCGTGCGTTTGGACGCCTCGCGCACTGCGGCAAATGCCTCCGGCAGGATATCGTCTAGTGTCTCGCCGTTCTCCAGGCGTTCTTTGAATAGGGCGGTTTGTTCCTTTAGCTGGGCATCGGTAAAGGCGGCGAATTTGGGTTCCAGCTCGTTTACTAGGGGGATTAAGGGCTGGATGGATTTCAGGACGCGCTGGTTACGCGAGCCGAAAAGCCTGGTGAGTATATTAGAAATCCCTTCGCCTAATTGTTCTAACATGGAAAGTGATTATAATAAGTAAACCGATAAGTTGCAATTATTTTAAGGTTATCTTAGAAGAAGAAAAGAAGGAATAAATTATTAAGCTTCCCTATTGGCACTTTGTAGAATCAAATTACCTACTCTGGGATGGTTTTCAGAGTGAGCGGAGTTAAAAACCGGCTTGGGTATATAGCGTATGATATTAGGGGCTATAGCATATAATATTAGGGGGTATAGGATATGATATTAGGGACTATAGGATATGATATTGGGGGCTATAGGATATGCTATTAGGGACTATAGGGTATGCTATTAGGGATTATAGGATATGATATTGGGGACTATAGGGTATGCTGTTAAGGACTATAGGATATGATATTGGGGACTATAGGGTATGTTATTAGGGACTATAAGGTATGCTATTAGGGTGTATAGGGTATGCCATTAAGGACTATAGTGTATGCTATTAGGGACTATATGATATGGTATTAGGATGGCAGGGATATACTATTAGGGCATGGAGCGTTACTCTATAGGGAGCGGGGTCTTATTTTATGTATAAGGCAGTGTGCCTGTTACTGAATCAATCACAAGTAATTATAATTTCGTCGAGGTTTTTTATACGAAGGTGCTGATTAATGATGCTCTGTAAGGAGAGCCTGTCCGCTGGATAATCGCCGTGGTTATTCAGCCCCAGGAATACGAAAAGATAATGTCCTCATCCGAAGAATACAAGCATTGGGAAAGCCACCGGATACATAAGGTTGTTTAATATGCCACAGATTACACAGATAAAGCATTAAGTAATAAATGAAATAATCTGTCTGCAGAATTGGATATTGCGGCGCAGGTGATTATGGATTTATCGGTTTTTGCCTGTTTGCCTCATTTGCTTTCAGTAATTTTTGATTGGTCTTGCTTTGTATCTTTCATGGCAATCCAAATGCAAACAGCCAGCCCGCCGAAAACCAATCCAAACGAGATTACCCCCATTAAAATAGCAGGAAAGCCCAAGCCGGTCGGGTTATTCCCTGGTAAAATAACCGGAGCTTCCGACGCAAAAGCAACAAGTGATAAATAATTCATATTATTCCTCCTTACGGCCTTTAATTAAACTAAAAACAACGGCAAGAATAGCGACGACAATCAACATCAGCCATCCGCCCAGGAAAAGTGCTTTGGGGAGATACCCTTCATAGCCTTCCTTGATTTGTTTGAGGACGGCAAGCGTTCCCATAACGGCCAGCATAGCCGGGGCGATAAACATAATCATCGCGTCCCACCATTTCCCGATTCGGAACTCGGATAGCTCATTGACATATTTTCTTATTTTACCCGTGCCGAATACATAGCCGATGACCAGGCATTCCAAAATTCCGACAATAATCAACAGGACTTCACTGTTAAAGTGGTCAACGATATCAAGCCAATATAAGCCGCTTTGGGTGGTAAACAAAATCCCGGCGCCAAAACCGATGATGCCGATGATTATATTAACCAAGGGACGGTTTTTCGCCCACTTGTCCAGAACACCGGCGGTAAATGCCTCAACCAAAGAAAAAGCCGAATCAATTGCCAGGAAAACCAGCATGACGAAAAACAACACTCCGAATAATGGGCCTAACGGCAAGGTGCTTATAATGGCCGGGTAAGTGACAAACATGAGCGACGGTCCGCATTTAGCCACTTCCGCAACTGATTTGCCGGTTTCATGGGCAAGATAACCGAGCGCCGAGAAAACAGCCAAAGAGCCCAGGAAAGAAAAAGCCGTATCACCCAGGCAGACGATAAAAGCGTTGTTGACGATATCCGATTTCCGCGGCAGGAAACTGGCATAGGCAATCATTATGCCGAAGCCGATTGACAAAGAGAAAAATACTTGACCATAAGCCGCAATCCAAACCTTGGGGTCAAGCATCTTGCTGAAATCCGGCGTGAGCAAATACCGTAAGCCATCTACCGCGCCCGGCAATGTTAATCCCCGGATGACGAATATGATTAAAATAAAGATAGGAACGGTGGCGGTAACATAGACCACCTTGCTGACGGTTTTGGCCCCCTTCCAAATGGAAAGGATAATCCAAATCCACATCGCAAAAAGGATTCCGATTAACAGCCAGCTAATCGTCCCGATGGAAAGGATATCGGTGGGAGGAATCTTATTTAAAACGGTATTAAAGAAAAATCCTTCTGTGTCTTTTCCCCAGGAAAGGTTAAATGAATAACCGACATATAACGTGGACCAGACCATAATAACGGCATAATAGGTAACCAGGACAAATCCGCAAAGAATTGCCAGCCAGCCGACCCATTCAACGCCTTTCTTAACCCGGGCAAAGGCGCGCGGGGCGCTCGAGTTCATCATATGGCCCAAGCCGAATTCCAGAATCATCAGCGGGATACCGGCCGTAAGCATAGCAATCAAATAGACAAAGAGGAATGCGCCGCCGCCGCCCTCATAACAGACAAAAGGAAAACGCCAGAGGTTGCCCAGGCCGATTGCCGAGGCTACCGAAGCGAGAATAAAAGCCCGCCGGCTTGTCCATCCGTCAGCCGAACGCTCGTTATCAGGGTTAAACTGCCCTAATTCTGCCATAAAAATATCCTTCTAATAAATTATAATCAGAGCGTATTTTAACCTTATCCGTTGTCAAGTCAATAATTTATGCAGGTTTTTTCTCGGATGGCATGGTGCGCCGAATACGAAGGTGTGTTAGTGCAACTATAAATCGCAATTATTTTTTCTCTGTTCCTTTGAGACGCCAGAGGTGTATCGCGCCGTCGGTGCCGGCTGAAGCGAGGATAGTGCCTGTGGGATTAAAGCATAATGAGTGTAGCCACGCCTGTTCGTGGGCCTGGAAAGGCTGCACTTCCTCACCTGTGGTGGCATTCCATATCCTTAAAACACCATCCTGGTCTCCGGAAGCAAGGATGTTTCCTTTGGGATGATATTTTACCGTCCTAATCCAACTGGTGTGACCTTCGATGGTGCGAGTATTTTTCTGGGAGGCGATATCCCATAGTTTTACTTTATTATCAAAGCTTCCCGAGGCAAGCGTTTTTCCGTCCGGAGAGAAATCAAGCGCAAAGACCAGATGCTCGTGGCCGGAAAGGGTGGCAATTTTGGTGGCGCTGGCGACATCCCATAAAATAATATCAAAATCATGCGCGCCGGAGGCGAGCGTTTTGCCGTCCGGGCTGAAGGCAATGGAGAAGCACTGCCCTTTATGTCCTTTAAGAACCGTGATTTCTTTTCCGCTGGCCGGGTTCCAGAGCTTGACCGTCCCGTCATTATTGGCGGCGGCAAGTATCTTGCTGTCCGGGCTGAAGACGACTGCCCAGACAATATCATTCGCCTGAATCGTCCGGATTTCTTTTCCGTTTGCCGGGTCCCATATTTTTATCATGCCGTCATCGCCGCCGGAGGCGAGCATTTTCCCGTCCGGACTGAAACCAACAGACCATATTTTTTTAGTATGGCCTTTAAGCGTGACTTTTGCCGTATTTGTGGTAATATCCCAGAGCTTTACCGTAGTATCGTCACTGGCTGAGGCAATGGTTTTGCCGTCCGGGCTGAATGATATAGAACGGATAGCTTTTTCATGCCCGGTTAAAGTCCGTATCAGAGCCTCCGCGGTAGGCAATTCCCCGGCGGTTTCTTTCGGTGACTCTTTGTCATCTGGTGCCGCGGCGCAGGCAAGGGTAATAATAAATAATCCGATAAGGATTAGAACGGAAGCGAATCGTATTTTATAAATGTAAGGCATTTGTTTTATCCTTTTCCGCCAAAGGCGGATCCGCCTGTGGCGGACAGTTTTGACAAAATACTCCAGCGTAATAAAGGCAACATGATTTCGTGATGGCCGGTTAGGTTAATTCCATGGGAAACGGTCCGTCCGGTCACGTTCATTACCGGGCGGTAGTGCTGGATCATATCCAGATTGGCCGTGGTTATTTTATCCAGTTTGTATCCGAGGTTCCGGGCGACAGAAACGGCTTTTAAGAAAACCTCAGGGAGAATAACCGCCGAACCGATATTAAGCCAGACGCCGTTATTCATGCCGGCAACCAGGGACGCCAAGGTTTTAAAATCAGAAAGACTCGCAGCGCCCAGATTAGCCCCGGAAACCAATGGATGCATGTGTATTGTATCTGTGCCCAGTGCAACATGAATCGTTAATGGTATATTGAGTTTAAAAGCTTCTGCCATAATGCTGTATCTTGTATAACGGTTCTTTTCCTTTGAGATTAATTGTCCGCATGTTTTTCCAAGCCCCTGCTGTTTTTCTATTGACACCTGTCCGGCTTTTACGAAGAAAGCCGCGGTTTCTTTTGCCATGCCGAATTTGCCGCTTTTAATGTTTTCTCCCACATCTTCGGAAGTCGCACCGATAAGGGATATTTCATAATCGTGGATTGCGCCGGCACCGTTCATGGCGACCGCTTTGATAATGCCTTTTTTCATGAGGTCGATAATAACGGGTGAAAGTCCGCATTTAATTACATGGGTTCCGACTCCGGCACCTATTAGATATTTCCCTTTATAGGCCCTGGTGATTTCGTCGACCAATTGGCGGAAAAAACTGCCTGCCAGTATATCCGGCAAACCGTCGATAAAGCTTTTGAATCCCTTGGGGGGAGTCGTCAGTCGGCAGAATTGTTTCACATTCACCAGGTTTTTACGGCTGCGGATTGAGTATGTTTTCAACCGGTTAAAGTCGAGCCCTCCTGCCGGACGGGCAGTTTTCTTTATTGGTTTCATGGTTAGGATTATAAACAAAGAGAATAATAAATACAAGGAAAATATTATAACTGTATCGGTAAAGCGGCGTTATCAGTTTCTTTGACAATCTTCATATTAGGCGTATAATAACGGGCTATATGAGCGCAGAGCGGAATGATAAATACAAGAAAAGCCTGAAGTATTCCATTATAGACGGCAGTGCCTATTCTATAATGACCGGATTTGGGGAAACCAATATCCAGGCATTCGCGATTAATGTCCTTAAAGCTAGCAATCTATTCATAGCTTTTTTAGCGTCTATTCCACAGCTTATCGGGTCTCTTGCGCAATTGTTTTCCGCGAAGTTATTGGATAAGACGGGGAATCGCAAGAAAATAGTCGTTGCCGCATCATTTTTTCATATGTTTACATGGGTGCCTATTTTTTTATTGCCCTTTAGTTGGTTTGAATACGGCGCTTTATTGCTTATCATATACGTGGCTGTTTATTTTGCTTATCTTCATCTTACCGTCCCGGCTTGGAACAGTTGGATGGGGGATTTGGTCGCCCCGGAAAAGCGCGGTGATTATTTTGGGCAACGTAATCGCCTGGCCTCCGTATTTAATTTTCTTTCCGTATTAGTGGCTGGTGTTATCCTTGAGTTATGGAAACCGGTAAACGAATGGATCGGATTCGGGTTTATCTTTGGAATAGCATTTATCGCACGAGGTGTTTCGGTATATTACCTGACCAGGATAGAAGAGCCTGTTTACAAGGCGACTCATAAGGACCGGTTTACCCTGTGGGACTTCGTAAGACGTTCGCCAAAATCCAATTTTGCCAGGTTTGTTTTCTATATTACGCTCATTAACTTTTCTCTAATGGTTTCCGGACCGTTTTTCGGCGTCTATATGCTGCGTGAGTTGAACTTCTCCTATGTTCAATTTACGATTGTTAATGCTACCAACGTTATCACTCTGTTTTTGGTGATGCGTTACTGGGGTCGTTTAGGCGACCGTTTTGGAAACAAGAGAATATTGTCGATGACCGGTTGGCTGATTGCTTTTCCGCCGCTTCTATGGCTTTTTTCCTCCAATTTTTACTGGATACTCTTTTGCCAGGTTATGGCCGGGCTCATCTGGAGCGGGTTTAACCTGGCGTCGGCGAACTATCTGTTTGACGCGGTTTCGCCGGCCAAACGCGCCCGTTGCGTGGCGTACCAGTCTTTGTTTAATAATGTCGGTGTGTTTCTGGGGGCGATAACCGGTGGTTTTATTTCTCACTATCTTTCAAGCGAATTAATCGTATTCGGCCGCCATTTTTATTTGATATCAGCATTAATGAATCTGTTCGTCCTATCGGCTTTAATGAGACTTTTAATCTCGGCGATTTTCCTGCCGCTTATCAAAGAAGTGCGGGAAAAAGTGGAGTTAGTCAGCACCTGGAAGCTTTTCTTCCATGTCTTGCATGTTCGTCCGATTATGGGGCCGAGATTCCAGGTTTTTACCGGAGATGAGGACGAAAACACCAGTTCCTGAACGCACAAAATATAAATACCTTTGACAAGCGCCGGATTATTTCGTAAACTGGTTAATTATGAATAACTTTGCAGATAGATTAACCGAAGCAATTCAGAAGAAAAAATCATGTGTCATCGTTGGATTGGACCCAAGGCTTGACCTGATTCCTAAAGCGCTTGCCGAAAAATACATTGGCGATAATGCTGATAATAAATCTATCAGCCGTCTGTTACTCCAATTTAACAAAGCGGTTATTAAAATTATTTCCAAGTATGCGGTTGGTGTAAAACCACAGTCAGCTTTTTATGAAAAGTATGGATGGTGGGGCGTTAAGGCGTTCTGGGAAACAATGGAATATTCTAGGAAGAAGGGTTTATTAACCATTGCCGATATAAAACGCGGTGATGTGCCTTCAACCTCCGAAGCTTATGCCGAAGCTTACCTGGGCAAAAATGCAGATGCAATAGATTCCGTTACCGTGAACCCTTTTTTAGGCGGGGATAGCCTGTTACCGTTTATTAAAGCGGCTAAGGAAAATGGGAAAGGTTTGTTTGTCCTTGTGAAAACTTCCAATGCCGGCTCCAAAGATTTTCAGGATAAACTGTTGGATGATGGAAAACCGTTATATAATTTCCTGGCAAGGAAGGTTAGTGACTTGAGTCAGGAGTTAGTTGGAGAAAGCGGATATAGCAGTGTCGGGGCTGTGGTTGGGGCGACCTTCCCGCAGGAAGCCAAAATATTGAGGGAGCTGATGCCCAGGCAGTTTTTCCTTGTTCCTGGCTACGGCGCGCAGGGCGCGACCGCGGATGATATTAAAATCTGTTTTAATCGTGATGGATTAGGTGCGGTAATAAATGCTTCCAGAAGCATTATTCATCCTTCAGGTAGGGGAAAAGAATCTTCCGTGAGTGATTGGAGCGATGCGGTTCGTTCGGCAGTTCTTGAGATGAAACAATCTATCCGTAAGATAATCAAGTAACAGAATGGATGATTATAAAACCTCAAATTATCATTCGGATCCTAAGCGCCTTTTTTATTGCCTTTCTTGTTTATCACTCAGCTGTTATTTATCCGCAAGGGGCTAAACCTGATTCCCAAGCGATAATCAAACCGAAATTAGCCGTCGGCCAGTGGGTTTTATACGAAATCAGTATCAGCAAGCATTCCGCTTCTGAAATCCGCTCATACCTCTTTAAAATAAACCTGGCAGGGGAAGAGCAAATTGAAGGCGAATCATATTTCTGGGAAGAAGTTTCGCTTGTGTCGGAAGGGGTATCTATAATATCATTGAAAAAAAACAGTTATGATAAACCGCGTAAGGTCATTTTCAAACGGGCAGGTTTCCAGGCGTTGGAAATAGAACAGGCTGATATAGAGCGTAAATTGAAAATCAATATAAGCAATATTATACCGGAATTTATTACGCCTTTCAACGGTGTGAATACTGATGGTAATATTTTGGCTTCAGACGAAAAGGTCAAATATACGGTTCCGGCAAACAGCAAGAAAATAATATGCCGGGAGTTTACGAGCAGCGATAAGGGTAAAAACCGTCAGGTTATTTCACTGGTTTCGGAAGATATTCCTATAACCGGTTTGGCTCAATCAACATGCGTGGGAAGGGGTTCTATTATTACAATCAAGCTGGTGAATTTCGGCCATAAAGGGGCAAAATCGGTTATCGATAGTAAGGTTTTGAAATTCGGTGAAATAAACAAATAATAATGAAAACCGGAAGATATTTTAATGGGTTGCTTACCGGCGCGTGCCTTTGGCTGGTATGCATGATGTTTATCGTTCCGGCGGTTGCCGGTTCTCCTGATTTGATTGAAATTATTTATAATTGGATTAAACCGGATTCACCTGCTATTGAGAAACTTCATAATGCATGCCTTGATTCTTTCGGGGATAAATGGGGGAATTATTATTTTTCCGAACTGCAATACTACCGCAAGGCGCAGACTGTAATTAATACCTTGTATAATGACATAGCAGGCGGTTATGCCGGATTAGATTATGATCAACTCGGGGAACAAATTAACGAGATTACTCCTAATCATTACGTCAACGGAAAGATTGTTGTATCTGAATATTTTCAACCTTCTGATTACCCTGATTATAATGTTACATATCATCAAGATACTCCCCAGGGCATTATACAAATAAGCCAAGGGAAGCTTGGCACTATCGGAGAGACCGTGGTTGGTATAACAGATGTTAAATATGTAAAGAATGAGGAATTACTTTTAAACCAGCCGGGTAAAATCCCTTCTTCCATGACATACATCGCGCAAGGCGCCGGTTATATCGTGAAAACGGCGTTGTTTCTCGGAGCAGGGATTAGCTTGGCTTCTTTTATTACCAGCCGGGAAATAGAGGAGGAAGTAAATAAGCCTCCGGTGGCAGGTTTTGTCATTTCCCCGACCGGAGGGACACTGCAAACTATTTATGAGGTAAATGCAGAAAGTTCTTATGATGAGGAAGATGATGCCCTGGACCTTTTGCTTCAATACCGCTGGGATTGGGAAAATGACGGTGTGTGGGATACCGGTTGGGCAACTGTTATAACCGCTACGCACCAGTATGCATTCGGCGGTGATAAAACAATCAAGATGGAAGTGATGGATAGCAAAGGAGCTGTTTCCAATACGACCAGGCTTCTCGGTGTGATAAGCGCGCCGGTCGCTATTTTCGTGATTACGCCTACCGCCGGTGTCTTTAGCACGGAATTTTATGTGAATGCGGAGGATTCTTATGACGTAGAAGATGATTTCAACGGTATTCCGCTTCACTATCGTTGGGATTGGGAAAGTGACGGTGTTTTTGATATTGATTGGACAACGGTGGCTACGGCAACACATCAATACGCAAGTACCGGTAATCAAGTAATTAGATTAGAAGTAATAGATAGTATTTCTAATGTC is a window from the Planctomycetota bacterium genome containing:
- a CDS encoding MFS transporter, with product MSAERNDKYKKSLKYSIIDGSAYSIMTGFGETNIQAFAINVLKASNLFIAFLASIPQLIGSLAQLFSAKLLDKTGNRKKIVVAASFFHMFTWVPIFLLPFSWFEYGALLLIIYVAVYFAYLHLTVPAWNSWMGDLVAPEKRGDYFGQRNRLASVFNFLSVLVAGVILELWKPVNEWIGFGFIFGIAFIARGVSVYYLTRIEEPVYKATHKDRFTLWDFVRRSPKSNFARFVFYITLINFSLMVSGPFFGVYMLRELNFSYVQFTIVNATNVITLFLVMRYWGRLGDRFGNKRILSMTGWLIAFPPLLWLFSSNFYWILFCQVMAGLIWSGFNLASANYLFDAVSPAKRARCVAYQSLFNNVGVFLGAITGGFISHYLSSELIVFGRHFYLISALMNLFVLSALMRLLISAIFLPLIKEVREKVELVSTWKLFFHVLHVRPIMGPRFQVFTGDEDENTSS
- the pyrF gene encoding orotidine-5'-phosphate decarboxylase, with translation MNNFADRLTEAIQKKKSCVIVGLDPRLDLIPKALAEKYIGDNADNKSISRLLLQFNKAVIKIISKYAVGVKPQSAFYEKYGWWGVKAFWETMEYSRKKGLLTIADIKRGDVPSTSEAYAEAYLGKNADAIDSVTVNPFLGGDSLLPFIKAAKENGKGLFVLVKTSNAGSKDFQDKLLDDGKPLYNFLARKVSDLSQELVGESGYSSVGAVVGATFPQEAKILRELMPRQFFLVPGYGAQGATADDIKICFNRDGLGAVINASRSIIHPSGRGKESSVSDWSDAVRSAVLEMKQSIRKIIK
- a CDS encoding sodium-dependent transporter, translating into MAELGQFNPDNERSADGWTSRRAFILASVASAIGLGNLWRFPFVCYEGGGGAFLFVYLIAMLTAGIPLMILEFGLGHMMNSSAPRAFARVKKGVEWVGWLAILCGFVLVTYYAVIMVWSTLYVGYSFNLSWGKDTEGFFFNTVLNKIPPTDILSIGTISWLLIGILFAMWIWIILSIWKGAKTVSKVVYVTATVPIFILIIFVIRGLTLPGAVDGLRYLLTPDFSKMLDPKVWIAAYGQVFFSLSIGFGIMIAYASFLPRKSDIVNNAFIVCLGDTAFSFLGSLAVFSALGYLAHETGKSVAEVAKCGPSLMFVTYPAIISTLPLGPLFGVLFFVMLVFLAIDSAFSLVEAFTAGVLDKWAKNRPLVNIIIGIIGFGAGILFTTQSGLYWLDIVDHFNSEVLLIIVGILECLVIGYVFGTGKIRKYVNELSEFRIGKWWDAMIMFIAPAMLAVMGTLAVLKQIKEGYEGYLPKALFLGGWLMLIVVAILAVVFSLIKGRKEE
- a CDS encoding WD40 repeat domain-containing protein, which encodes MPYIYKIRFASVLILIGLFIITLACAAAPDDKESPKETAGELPTAEALIRTLTGHEKAIRSISFSPDGKTIASASDDTTVKLWDITTNTAKVTLKGHTKKIWSVGFSPDGKMLASGGDDGMIKIWDPANGKEIRTIQANDIVWAVVFSPDSKILAAANNDGTVKLWNPASGKEITVLKGHKGQCFSIAFSPDGKTLASGAHDFDIILWDVASATKIATLSGHEHLVFALDFSPDGKTLASGSFDNKVKLWDIASQKNTRTIEGHTSWIRTVKYHPKGNILASGDQDGVLRIWNATTGEEVQPFQAHEQAWLHSLCFNPTGTILASAGTDGAIHLWRLKGTEKK
- a CDS encoding MetS family NSS transporter small subunit, with protein sequence MNYLSLVAFASEAPVILPGNNPTGLGFPAILMGVISFGLVFGGLAVCIWIAMKDTKQDQSKITESK